From Dethiosulfovibrio faecalis, one genomic window encodes:
- the nifS gene encoding cysteine desulfurase NifS, whose translation MNGKVYMDYAATTFVRPEVVLAMIPYHSISFENPSSLYSYSDGNRRAIEEAREAVADLIGASSEEIFFTGGGSEADNWALKGLAFSRAGKDKRHLITTETEHHAVLHSMEFLERMGFRVTYLPVDSEGFVSIDKLKEAIRDDTLLVSVAFANNEIGTIQDIEAIVEVCRDRGVLFHTDAVQAAAHVPIDVKSMGIDMLSMAAHKFYGPKGVGALYVKKGIRLENLIHGGGQERSRRAGTENVASIVGMGKAASLASEEMEFDSLEICKLRDRLIDGVMSIIPHARLNGPVGNRRLPNNANFSFVGIEGETLLLDLDDAGIAASTGSACASASLDPSHVLMAIGLSHEMAHGSVRLTLGRSSSDDDVSRVLEVLPSIVERRRAMSPLWDDYMARREVL comes from the coding sequence ATGAACGGCAAGGTATATATGGATTATGCCGCCACTACCTTCGTCAGACCGGAGGTCGTGTTGGCCATGATACCCTACCACTCGATTTCCTTTGAAAACCCTTCGTCGCTTTACAGCTACTCCGATGGTAACAGACGAGCTATAGAGGAAGCCAGAGAAGCGGTGGCCGACCTTATAGGAGCGTCGTCTGAGGAGATTTTCTTCACCGGCGGCGGTTCGGAGGCGGATAACTGGGCCCTTAAGGGGTTGGCTTTCTCTCGGGCCGGCAAAGATAAACGACACCTGATAACTACCGAGACCGAACACCATGCGGTGCTCCATTCCATGGAATTTCTGGAGAGGATGGGTTTTCGGGTCACTTACCTTCCCGTAGATTCGGAGGGATTCGTCTCCATCGATAAGTTGAAGGAGGCCATAAGAGACGACACCCTGTTGGTCTCGGTCGCGTTCGCCAACAACGAAATAGGCACCATTCAGGACATAGAGGCGATCGTAGAGGTCTGTAGGGACAGAGGTGTACTGTTTCATACCGATGCGGTTCAGGCCGCGGCTCACGTGCCTATAGACGTGAAGTCTATGGGGATAGATATGCTTTCCATGGCGGCCCATAAATTCTACGGCCCCAAAGGTGTCGGGGCCCTTTACGTGAAAAAGGGGATAAGATTGGAGAATCTCATACACGGTGGAGGTCAGGAGAGATCTAGACGGGCAGGTACGGAGAACGTAGCATCTATAGTCGGTATGGGAAAGGCCGCCTCCTTGGCCTCGGAGGAAATGGAGTTCGATTCCCTAGAGATCTGCAAACTTCGTGATCGTCTCATCGATGGAGTCATGTCCATCATACCTCATGCCAGGCTCAACGGTCCCGTGGGAAACAGGCGTTTGCCCAACAACGCCAACTTCAGCTTCGTCGGAATTGAGGGAGAGACCCTTCTGTTGGACCTGGACGATGCCGGGATAGCCGCCTCTACCGGAAGCGCCTGCGCGTCCGCCTCTCTCGATCCGTCTCACGTCCTAATGGCCATAGGGCTGTCTCACGAGATGGCCCACGGTTCTGTCAGGTTGACTCTGGGGCGGTCCAGCTCCGACGACGACGTGTCTCGAGTCCTGGAGGTTTTGCCCTCCATCGTGGAGAGGAGAAGAGCGATGTCTCCTCTTTGGGACGACTACATGGCCCGACGGGAGGTCCTGTGA
- the adhE gene encoding bifunctional acetaldehyde-CoA/alcohol dehydrogenase — MATKKIQEDTKTTEKPVRDVPREIDELVSRTKAAQEKYATYCQEKVDEIFFQVAMAANQARIPLAKAASDETGMGIVEDKVIKNHFASEFIYNKYRNHKTCGIVEKDETNGFFRVAEPLGVLAGIIPTTNPTSTAIFKALLALKTRNGIVFSPHPRAKKCTVMTAKLIHDAAVKAGAPEGIVACIEEPSVEGSQYLMSHRSISMTLATGGPGMVKAAYSSGRPAIGVGSGNTPAVIDETADIKMAVNSILLSKTFDNGLICASEQSVIVCETVYDKVYREFTERGAIILNDDQREKLRRTIIQDGKLNVEIVGQPAHKIAELSGFKVPETTKVLIGEAEKIGSDEPLSYEKLSPVLGLYRAKDFSDAVEKASKLVVFAGMGHTSVLYTQPSNRDRIKTYSEKMSTGRVLINMPSSQGAIGDVYNFRLEPSLTLGCGSWGGNSVSENVGIRHLINLKTVAERRENMLWFRVPSQVYFKPGCLSESLNELEGRKKAFLVTDRPLYDLGYSDKVTKHLEAMGMEIEIFADVKPDPDISTIQKGLERLKDFNPDVVLALGGGSPIDAAKIMWLLYEHPEVRFDRLSMRFMDIRKRVCKFPKMGKKAIMVAIPTTSGTGSEVTPFAVITDDKEGVKYPIADYELTPDMAIVDPDLVLSMPRGVAAASGIDAVTHALEALVATTATDYTNGIAMEALKLLFTYLPASYRDGASNPEAREKVHYAATMAGMAFANAFLGLCHSMSHKLGSAFHVAHGVANGILITEVIRYNMTSAPRKQAAFPQYKYPEAKERYAKVADYLGLPGKSYDDRIEALISAIEKLRKDLDLPSTIEEAGVNEADFMAKVDELSELAFDDQCTGNNPRYPLISEIRELYLKGFKKR; from the coding sequence ATGGCCACCAAAAAAATCCAAGAAGACACAAAGACGACCGAAAAACCCGTCAGAGATGTACCGAGAGAGATCGATGAGCTGGTATCCAGGACCAAAGCGGCCCAGGAAAAATACGCCACATACTGTCAGGAAAAGGTCGACGAGATCTTCTTCCAGGTGGCCATGGCGGCCAACCAAGCCAGAATTCCCCTAGCCAAAGCGGCCTCGGATGAAACCGGCATGGGCATAGTGGAAGACAAGGTTATAAAGAATCATTTCGCCTCCGAATTCATATACAACAAGTACCGTAATCACAAGACCTGCGGCATCGTCGAAAAGGACGAAACCAACGGTTTCTTCAGAGTAGCTGAACCTCTGGGGGTCCTGGCCGGAATAATCCCGACGACAAATCCGACTTCCACCGCCATATTCAAGGCGTTGCTGGCGTTGAAAACCAGAAACGGGATCGTATTTTCCCCTCACCCCAGAGCCAAGAAATGTACCGTCATGACGGCAAAATTGATACACGATGCCGCCGTCAAGGCAGGAGCTCCGGAAGGCATTGTTGCCTGCATAGAGGAACCTTCCGTCGAAGGGTCCCAGTACCTCATGTCCCATAGATCCATAAGCATGACCCTCGCTACCGGCGGTCCCGGTATGGTTAAGGCCGCCTACTCGTCTGGCAGGCCTGCCATAGGGGTAGGCTCGGGGAACACCCCCGCTGTGATAGACGAGACCGCCGACATAAAAATGGCGGTAAACTCCATACTCCTGAGTAAGACCTTCGACAACGGACTGATATGTGCCTCGGAGCAATCGGTGATCGTGTGTGAAACCGTATACGATAAGGTGTACAGAGAGTTCACCGAGAGAGGTGCCATAATACTTAACGACGACCAGAGGGAAAAGCTGAGAAGGACTATAATCCAGGACGGAAAGCTGAACGTGGAGATAGTCGGCCAACCGGCCCACAAGATAGCCGAGCTCTCTGGTTTCAAGGTTCCCGAGACCACCAAGGTCCTGATAGGAGAGGCGGAAAAGATAGGCTCCGACGAACCCCTCAGCTACGAGAAGCTATCCCCTGTCCTGGGACTCTACAGGGCCAAGGACTTCTCCGATGCCGTGGAGAAGGCCTCCAAACTGGTGGTCTTCGCCGGGATGGGGCACACCTCGGTTCTCTACACCCAGCCCAGCAACAGGGACAGGATAAAGACCTACAGCGAAAAGATGTCCACCGGCAGGGTCCTGATAAATATGCCCAGTTCCCAAGGAGCAATTGGAGACGTCTACAACTTCCGTCTCGAGCCCTCCTTGACTCTGGGGTGCGGTTCCTGGGGAGGCAACAGCGTCAGCGAAAACGTCGGAATCCGTCATCTTATCAACCTGAAGACCGTTGCGGAAAGAAGAGAGAATATGCTGTGGTTTCGCGTCCCCTCCCAGGTCTATTTCAAGCCCGGATGCCTTTCCGAGTCGTTGAACGAGCTGGAGGGCCGTAAAAAGGCGTTTCTCGTGACGGACCGCCCGTTGTATGACCTGGGCTACTCGGACAAGGTGACCAAACATCTGGAGGCCATGGGCATGGAGATCGAGATCTTCGCAGACGTCAAACCCGATCCCGACATCTCCACCATCCAGAAGGGATTGGAGAGGCTGAAGGATTTCAACCCCGACGTGGTGTTGGCCCTCGGCGGAGGATCTCCCATAGACGCGGCCAAGATCATGTGGCTGCTCTACGAGCATCCGGAGGTCCGTTTCGACAGACTGTCCATGCGCTTCATGGACATAAGAAAAAGAGTCTGCAAGTTCCCTAAAATGGGGAAGAAGGCCATAATGGTCGCAATCCCCACGACTTCCGGTACCGGCTCGGAGGTAACTCCCTTCGCTGTCATAACCGACGATAAGGAAGGGGTTAAATACCCCATAGCGGACTACGAACTCACTCCTGACATGGCCATAGTGGACCCGGACCTGGTGCTGTCCATGCCCAGAGGAGTGGCTGCGGCATCGGGGATAGACGCGGTTACCCATGCCCTGGAGGCACTGGTGGCCACCACCGCCACCGACTACACCAACGGCATAGCCATGGAGGCCCTGAAACTCCTTTTCACCTATCTACCGGCGTCCTACAGGGACGGAGCTTCCAATCCCGAGGCCAGGGAAAAAGTGCACTACGCTGCGACGATGGCCGGAATGGCCTTCGCCAACGCTTTCTTGGGACTGTGCCACTCGATGTCCCATAAACTGGGCTCGGCATTCCACGTGGCTCACGGGGTTGCCAACGGAATACTAATAACAGAGGTCATCAGGTACAACATGACCTCTGCACCGAGAAAACAGGCGGCGTTCCCCCAGTACAAGTACCCCGAGGCCAAGGAGAGGTACGCAAAGGTGGCCGATTACCTGGGGCTGCCTGGCAAGAGCTACGACGACAGGATAGAGGCGCTCATCTCAGCCATAGAGAAGCTACGAAAGGACCTCGACCTCCCCTCGACCATCGAGGAGGCAGGGGTCAACGAAGCGGATTTCATGGCCAAAGTGGACGAACTGAGCGAGCTGGCCTTCGACGACCAGTGCACCGGCAACAACCCCAGATATCCCTTGATATCGGAGATAAGAGAGCTTTACCTGAAGGGATTCAAGAAAAGATAG
- the plsY gene encoding glycerol-3-phosphate 1-O-acyltransferase PlsY: MWRLLVSSAWLVLGYLAGSFPTAYLVALRFRGIDIRTYGSGNVGATNLGRLMGKKWAFLVAIVDMLKGGVAVFLIRLLGASELTVAMAAFAAVMGHNYPIWLDFKGGKGVSTTYGTLFFVAPPGSMIAVPLGGLLWLAILKIGGYVSLASILSLFGLAFILLLCGVPAPFALSAFGLAVLSTWRHRSNIKRLLSGRESRARSK; encoded by the coding sequence ATGTGGCGTTTATTAGTCTCTTCCGCCTGGTTGGTACTGGGATACCTGGCGGGGTCTTTCCCTACCGCTTATCTGGTCGCACTGCGTTTCAGGGGCATAGACATAAGGACCTACGGTTCCGGTAACGTAGGGGCTACCAATCTGGGAAGGCTCATGGGGAAAAAATGGGCTTTTTTAGTGGCTATAGTGGACATGCTCAAAGGAGGAGTCGCGGTATTCCTGATCAGGCTTTTGGGAGCATCCGAGCTCACTGTGGCTATGGCGGCTTTCGCTGCCGTCATGGGCCATAACTATCCCATATGGCTGGATTTTAAGGGGGGAAAGGGTGTCTCTACCACCTACGGAACCCTTTTCTTCGTAGCTCCTCCAGGGTCGATGATAGCCGTTCCTCTCGGCGGACTTCTCTGGCTGGCTATCTTGAAGATCGGAGGATACGTCTCACTTGCCTCGATCCTTTCGTTATTCGGCTTGGCGTTTATTCTTCTCCTTTGTGGAGTTCCTGCTCCTTTTGCTTTGTCGGCCTTTGGCTTAGCCGTTTTATCTACATGGAGACACAGATCCAACATAAAAAGGCTTCTATCCGGTCGAGAGTCAAGGGCCCGATCTAAATAA
- a CDS encoding acetate--CoA ligase family protein, producing the protein MERLFRPKSILIIEDSLGGGVISRLRALLHGWGFSGEVVAISEENSTSMEDLSFVPDLAMILSSSAFSLKALDLCSRVGVPYVVLLSRLEGSGRDHKSILERVLSRGTRFIGPESQGFVNFVDSIPISCSSALDLSQGEEGHVALISQSGALGFSALAMGIDSGVRFRYMVTTGVSMDLDMIDIGRWIVEDREVRLIIFYIEGMPDGRDFLCLAQEARARGISVAVMRGGTSECVRDRVLDRYGLGSSTDDGIWRAVAKQFGLVLLDDLEELIDMSRIIGEGGRASGSNVAILSLSGGIGVIQADKCVSLGLNVVDLSDETKEELSNVLPLGSISQNPVVVPHSIENPFSVLSDALCILQSANEVDAVIVDVPIMSAGGAELVADALIGTVRPDSKPILCCWLIDDAHGNHALERLRRSGIPLFDSPRRCADALVSLLGMIQTPVSSKLECSPSGASVLDLYPKDLNEHDATEFIGHYGLSLVKQRFCRSLDETLTAGNEIGYPVVLKVVSTDVFSKKAARGIALSLRTEEELQNAYGRILERTGRSCPGAVIDGVLVQEMVEEGIECMIGMKRDPVFGPVIAVGLGGVLYDVTKDLALRLAPLEFSSALEMVESLRGYPLFSGLRGTETLDFKSLAGEVVKVSRLSCAEPDLQLLDIDSAFVTSEGVKIADAYAFRARKDNV; encoded by the coding sequence ATGGAACGCCTTTTTCGCCCCAAGAGCATTCTGATAATCGAGGATTCTCTAGGTGGCGGAGTGATCTCGCGGTTGAGGGCTCTTCTTCACGGTTGGGGTTTCTCCGGCGAAGTCGTAGCCATCTCGGAAGAGAACTCTACGTCAATGGAGGACCTGTCTTTTGTCCCCGATCTGGCTATGATCCTTTCCTCTTCGGCTTTCTCTTTGAAGGCCTTGGATCTCTGTTCCCGTGTAGGGGTTCCCTACGTTGTGCTGTTGTCCCGCCTGGAAGGTTCGGGCCGGGATCATAAATCCATTCTGGAGAGGGTCCTCTCCAGAGGTACCAGATTTATCGGTCCCGAGTCTCAGGGGTTCGTCAATTTCGTGGATTCCATACCGATAAGTTGTTCCAGTGCTCTGGATCTCAGTCAGGGAGAGGAGGGGCATGTTGCCTTGATCTCTCAGAGCGGAGCGTTGGGTTTTTCCGCTTTGGCCATGGGGATCGATTCAGGGGTTCGTTTCCGTTACATGGTGACCACAGGGGTCTCCATGGATCTGGACATGATAGATATCGGACGTTGGATCGTGGAGGACCGCGAGGTAAGGCTGATTATATTTTATATCGAGGGCATGCCTGATGGGCGGGATTTCCTCTGTTTGGCTCAGGAAGCCAGAGCAAGGGGGATATCTGTAGCGGTAATGAGAGGCGGAACGTCGGAATGTGTCAGGGATAGGGTCTTGGACAGATATGGCTTAGGTTCGTCTACCGATGACGGTATATGGAGAGCCGTGGCGAAGCAGTTCGGATTGGTCCTGTTGGACGATCTTGAAGAGCTGATAGATATGTCGAGAATTATAGGGGAAGGCGGAAGGGCATCGGGTAGCAACGTGGCGATTCTCTCCCTTTCCGGTGGTATCGGGGTTATCCAGGCGGATAAGTGCGTTTCCCTAGGGCTTAACGTGGTGGATTTATCCGATGAGACCAAAGAAGAGCTGTCGAACGTGCTTCCCTTAGGAAGCATATCCCAAAACCCTGTAGTCGTCCCTCATTCAATTGAAAATCCATTTTCCGTTTTGTCCGATGCGCTCTGTATACTTCAAAGTGCGAATGAGGTCGATGCAGTCATAGTGGATGTGCCGATCATGTCCGCCGGAGGGGCCGAGTTGGTGGCTGATGCCTTGATAGGCACGGTTCGCCCTGATTCGAAGCCCATACTGTGTTGTTGGTTGATAGACGATGCGCACGGCAACCACGCTTTGGAGAGGCTTCGTAGGAGCGGGATACCCCTTTTCGATAGCCCTAGAAGATGTGCGGATGCTCTGGTCTCCCTTTTGGGTATGATACAGACTCCGGTTTCGTCCAAGTTGGAATGTTCTCCCTCCGGTGCCTCCGTTCTGGATCTGTATCCGAAGGATCTCAACGAACACGACGCCACCGAATTTATCGGTCATTACGGCCTCTCCCTGGTCAAACAGCGTTTCTGCCGTTCTTTGGACGAGACCCTGACGGCCGGTAACGAGATCGGCTATCCTGTGGTCCTTAAGGTAGTTTCCACGGATGTGTTCAGCAAGAAGGCCGCCAGAGGCATAGCCCTGAGTCTCAGGACGGAGGAGGAATTGCAGAACGCCTACGGCCGTATACTGGAGAGGACAGGGCGCTCATGTCCGGGGGCGGTCATAGACGGGGTGCTGGTACAGGAGATGGTGGAGGAGGGCATCGAATGTATGATAGGGATGAAGAGAGATCCCGTCTTTGGTCCAGTCATAGCCGTAGGTTTGGGAGGGGTCCTCTACGACGTAACTAAGGACCTGGCCCTCAGACTCGCTCCTCTGGAATTTTCCTCGGCTCTGGAGATGGTCGAAAGCCTCAGAGGGTATCCTCTTTTTTCCGGCTTGAGGGGAACGGAAACCCTGGATTTTAAATCTCTTGCCGGTGAGGTCGTGAAGGTATCCAGATTGTCCTGTGCCGAGCCGGACCTTCAGCTTTTGGATATAGATTCGGCCTTCGTGACCTCCGAAGGCGTTAAAATAGCCGACGCATACGCCTTCAGGGCGAGAAAGGATAATGTCTGA
- a CDS encoding CtsR family transcriptional regulator, translating to MRSLTEVIESHIIELLEGNDEDVVSLRRKELAERFGCVPSQINYVLRSRFTPERGYLVESQRGGHGYIRILRICYETPEARLRHLDDLVGDSITEQEAKRLLVSLQSRGLLDLRERLLIEVALRHVDDMGESVFDVSPYKRNVLQAELLKRMLRSLVLS from the coding sequence GTGCGGAGCCTCACCGAGGTCATAGAGAGTCACATAATAGAGCTTCTCGAGGGAAACGACGAGGACGTTGTGTCTCTTCGTAGAAAAGAGCTTGCCGAGAGGTTCGGGTGCGTCCCCAGTCAGATAAACTACGTCTTGAGGAGCAGGTTCACCCCCGAGCGGGGATATCTCGTAGAAAGCCAGAGGGGCGGGCACGGCTACATAAGGATTCTACGGATATGCTACGAGACTCCGGAGGCCAGACTCCGTCATCTGGACGACCTGGTAGGAGACAGCATTACCGAACAGGAAGCTAAGAGATTGTTGGTTTCCCTTCAATCCAGGGGCCTTCTTGATCTGAGGGAGAGGCTATTGATAGAGGTAGCATTGCGTCATGTGGACGATATGGGAGAATCGGTCTTCGATGTATCTCCCTATAAGAGAAACGTTCTCCAGGCCGAGCTTCTCAAGAGAATGCTTCGCAGCCTGGTTCTTTCGTGA
- the nifU gene encoding Fe-S cluster assembly scaffold protein NifU, which yields MLYSEIVMDHFRNPRNVGEIENPDGVGEVGNAKCGDIMKIYLRIEDDVIIDVRFKTFGCASAIASSSMATEMIKGKSVREAAELTNKAVAQALDGLPPVKMHCSVLAEEAITKALNDYLGKKGRPLLPERNQNQLAHDHGNR from the coding sequence ATGCTATACAGCGAGATCGTGATGGATCATTTCAGAAATCCGAGAAACGTCGGGGAGATTGAGAATCCCGACGGGGTTGGAGAGGTAGGCAACGCCAAGTGTGGCGACATAATGAAGATATATCTCAGGATAGAGGATGACGTCATAATCGACGTCAGATTTAAGACCTTTGGATGTGCCTCCGCCATAGCTTCCTCCAGCATGGCTACCGAGATGATAAAGGGCAAGTCCGTCCGGGAGGCCGCCGAGCTCACCAACAAAGCAGTGGCTCAGGCGTTGGACGGCTTGCCTCCGGTCAAGATGCATTGTTCCGTGCTGGCCGAGGAAGCCATAACAAAGGCTCTCAACGATTACCTGGGCAAAAAAGGGCGTCCACTGCTTCCCGAGAGGAACCAGAATCAGCTTGCCCACGATCACGGCAACCGATAG